The following are from one region of the Strix aluco isolate bStrAlu1 chromosome 30, bStrAlu1.hap1, whole genome shotgun sequence genome:
- the LOC141916543 gene encoding claw keratin-like, translating to MSCSSLCNTSCGVAAPAPLADTCNEPCVRQCPDSTVVIQPPASVVTFPGPILSSFPQQSVVGSAGVPGVGSGYGGSFGGRGGFGGYGGWGGYGGYGGWGGYGGSGGYGGYGGYGGCGYGGWGRGYGYLHGSCGSC from the coding sequence ATgtcctgctccagcctgtgcaACACGTCCTGTGGGGTGGCCGCCCCAGCCCCACTGGCTGACActtgcaatgagccctgtgtgcggcagtgccccgactccaCGGTGGTGATCCAGCCCCCGGCCTCGGTGGTCACCTTCCCTgggcccatcctcagctccttcccacagcaaAGCGTTGTTGGCTCAGCGGGAGTTCCTGGCGTTGGATCTGGCTACGGTGGCAGTTTTGGAGGCCGTGGTGGTTTTGGAGGCTATGGTGGCTGGGGTGGCTATGGAGGCTATGGTGGTTGGGGAGGCTATGGAGGCTCTGGGGGTTATGGGGGCTATGGAGGCTATGGGGGCTGTGGATATGGCGGCTGGGGCCGAGGCTATGGGTATCTTCATGGCAGCTGTGGTTCCTGCTAA